Below is a genomic region from Candidatus Polarisedimenticolia bacterium.
CGGTGGCCTCTCTCACCGACTCCGTTCTCCTCGCCTCCATGGTCGACATGGTGACGTTCGTCATCCGCCATAATCAGACGGACAAGGAGCTGGTGCGACGGTGCGTGGGCCACATTCGCAACGTCAACGCCAACATCATCGGCGCCGTGCTGAACCACGTGGATCTGGAGCGGTCGAGTTACCGCGACTACTACTACGTTGGGTACTACTACTACGGCGAGGGGCGCGGCTCGAAGGACAAAGGACGCAAGCCGACGTCCCTCCTGCCGGCGCGGGGTGGGAGCGACGAAGTGAAGAAAGCGATCGGATAGGACTTCCCGGAGGCGGCGACTAGCGCTTCTTCTGAGCTCCGAGGCGGCGGCGAAAGTCCCTGGCGGTCTCGCGCAGCCCCTTCTCCAATCCCACCTTCGGCGTCCAGCGCAGCAGACGTTGGGCCAGCTCGATGCTGGGCTGGCGCACCTTCGGATCATCGACCGGGAGCTTCCGGTAGACGATGCGGCTCTTGCTGCGCGTCACGCGCTGCACCTGCCGCGCCATCTCGAGGATCGTCATCTCCTGAGGATTGCCCAGGTTCACCGGAAGATGGTAGGACGAGTTCAGCAGCAGATAGATGCCGCGCACCAGATCGGAGACGTAGCAGAAGCTGCGCGTCTGGGTGCCGTCCCCGAAGATGGTGAGCGGACGCCCGCGCAGCGCCTGCGACAGGAAGCTCGGAATCGCGCGGCCGTCGTGGATGCGCATCCGCGGGCCGTAGGTGTTGAAGATCCGGACGATCTTGGTGTCCACCCGGTGGCTGCGATGGTAAGCCATGGTCAGCGCCTCGGAGAAGCGCTTGGCCTCGTCGTAGACTCCGCGCGGTCCGATCGGATTCACGTTCCCCCAGTAATCCTCGTGCTGCGGGTGCTCCAGCGGATCCCCGTACACCTCCGAGGTTGAGGCCAGCAGGAAGGTGGCCTTCTTCTCCCGCGCCAGTCCCAGGGCTTTGTGCGTCCCCAGCGAGCCGACCTTCATCGTCTGGATCGGATGCTCCAGGTAGTCGATGGGGCTGGCGGGGGAGGCGAAATGCAGGATTGCGTCGATCTTACCGGCGAGATGGATGAATCCGGAGACGTCAAGATCCAGGAAGGTGAATCCCGGCGTGCCGAGAAGATGGGAGACGTTGTCGGGAGAGCCGGTGAGCAGATTGTCGACGCAAACCACCTCCCAGCCCTGCTCCAGGAAGAAATCGCACAGATGCGAGCCGATGAATCCGGCGCCGCCGGTAATGACCACTCTCCGTCGCTCGCGCAAGGTCCCCCCCAAGATCGGTGCGAAAAGAGGCCAAAGTCTAGGGGCGGGGGATCCGTCTGTCAAGCCGGCGGTCACGCGTCAGCCTGGCTCCGATCGGTTCGATCCGGGAGTTGCAACGGAGTCATGGCAAGGACAATACTTGGTTGCTTCACGATCGAGCCAGAAACCGCGACCGTGGACGGCAACGGCGCGCATCGTGCGCCTTCTCCTGCCCCGCTCGGGACCTGCATGCTCCGGGGCCAACATTGAATCGGCAGGAAAGACGGCGTGATCAGACTTAGCAGCCTGCCGACAAGAGCTCGAGACGGGTT
It encodes:
- a CDS encoding UDP-glucuronic acid decarboxylase family protein, translated to MRERRRVVITGGAGFIGSHLCDFFLEQGWEVVCVDNLLTGSPDNVSHLLGTPGFTFLDLDVSGFIHLAGKIDAILHFASPASPIDYLEHPIQTMKVGSLGTHKALGLAREKKATFLLASTSEVYGDPLEHPQHEDYWGNVNPIGPRGVYDEAKRFSEALTMAYHRSHRVDTKIVRIFNTYGPRMRIHDGRAIPSFLSQALRGRPLTIFGDGTQTRSFCYVSDLVRGIYLLLNSSYHLPVNLGNPQEMTILEMARQVQRVTRSKSRIVYRKLPVDDPKVRQPSIELAQRLLRWTPKVGLEKGLRETARDFRRRLGAQKKR